A genomic segment from Candidatus Omnitrophota bacterium encodes:
- a CDS encoding PilZ domain-containing protein: MEHQERRRFIRHLLVNPVEFRIEEDRGYEKTNTLDTSEGGLLFLSKTEVASGTTISLQMPLYDKVFKIRARVVHSTKDEESGLFRVGVVFVNFSDAFKVKLIEQIYLIEEYRVLRSLQLGRDMTLKEASEEWVKKYSERFQKLYW; this comes from the coding sequence ATGGAGCATCAGGAAAGAAGACGTTTTATACGGCATCTTCTCGTTAACCCGGTTGAGTTCCGGATAGAAGAGGACAGGGGATACGAAAAGACGAACACGCTTGACACCAGTGAAGGCGGGCTTCTGTTCCTTTCTAAGACAGAGGTAGCGTCCGGGACCACGATAAGCCTGCAGATGCCGCTTTATGATAAGGTATTCAAGATCCGGGCAAGGGTAGTACATTCCACCAAAGACGAAGAGTCAGGACTGTTCCGGGTAGGTGTTGTTTTTGTAAATTTCAGTGATGCCTTCAAGGTTAAACTCATTGAACAGATATACCTCATAGAAGAGTACCGCGTCCTGCGTTCCCTGCAGCTAGGCAGGGACATGACCCTGAAAGAAGCCTCGGAAGAGTGGGTCAAAAAGTACTCCGAAAGATTCCAGAAACTTTATTGGTAA
- the rsmH gene encoding 16S rRNA (cytosine(1402)-N(4))-methyltransferase RsmH: protein MSIHHRTDEVHIPVLLEETVGYLDPVPGETMLDGTLGAGGHAEAILKRIMPGGRLIGFDRDGDAIERVKARLKGYGEAVTFVNDDFRNIGDHLGAQHDACIDGAVLDLGVSSYHLEEGERGFSFLKDGPLDMRFDKTQRLTARDVVNTSSTHELEEVIRAYGEERHAKLVAKEIIRARGRKKIETTYELVDVVKKAIGSKYRGQRLHAAARTFQALRIYVNDELGALERGLDAIMPRLNPGGRIAVISFHSLEDRIVKNIFRARMREGSFKVLTKKPLTPSREETTANPRSRSAKLRVAEKVI from the coding sequence ATGAGCATCCATCACCGAACAGATGAGGTGCATATCCCGGTCCTTTTAGAGGAGACGGTCGGATATCTGGATCCCGTCCCGGGAGAGACGATGCTGGATGGTACGCTTGGGGCGGGAGGACACGCGGAAGCTATATTGAAGCGTATAATGCCGGGAGGAAGGTTAATAGGGTTTGACAGGGATGGGGACGCTATAGAACGTGTTAAGGCAAGACTGAAGGGGTACGGGGAAGCGGTAACGTTCGTAAATGACGACTTCAGGAATATCGGGGACCATCTTGGCGCGCAGCATGATGCTTGTATTGACGGGGCAGTACTGGACCTGGGGGTATCATCATACCACCTGGAAGAGGGGGAGAGGGGATTTAGTTTTCTCAAAGACGGGCCGCTGGACATGCGATTCGATAAAACCCAGCGGCTCACTGCCCGGGATGTGGTGAACACGTCCAGCACGCATGAACTGGAGGAAGTCATACGTGCCTATGGTGAAGAAAGGCACGCGAAGCTCGTAGCGAAAGAGATAATCAGGGCCAGGGGCCGGAAGAAGATAGAGACAACGTACGAACTGGTCGATGTCGTAAAAAAGGCTATCGGGAGCAAGTATAGGGGCCAAAGATTGCACGCGGCGGCTAGAACGTTCCAGGCCCTGCGTATTTATGTCAACGATGAGTTGGGGGCACTTGAGAGGGGATTAGACGCTATAATGCCGCGTTTGAACCCGGGAGGAAGGATAGCCGTAATATCTTTCCATTCTCTTGAGGACCGTATAGTTAAGAATATTTTTCGCGCCAGGATGCGAGAAGGGTCGTTCAAGGTGCTTACGAAAAAACCTTTAACGCCTTCACGCGAAGAAACAACCGCCAATCCCCGGTCCAGGAGCGCGAAACTCAGAGTGGCGGAGAAGGTGATATGA
- a CDS encoding AAA family ATPase — translation MKIISVANQKGGCGKTTLAVNVAAALARMGSETLLVDLDPQAHATYSLGYEKDAMERRTSYDIFRSYFDNEGIPLEDIIITGRDKMAFMPANMSLSAAEINLGNINGAATLLAKTLADPFFNKFEYVIIDSPPSFGFLALNSMYAADMILVPLDMSYFSFNGINSVYRVTSLLNSETGRQPSIFFAMNIYDKRSNFAKHFEHDARKRLGPYLLPTKVRSSVRLREAAKYGKTIFEYDPESSAALDFYNITSEVLAAEARNMDVAIREFMLHAPSAGSVYVLGDFNDWRKTDANRLVKLEGGSWSTHFTLPKGRYRYKFLVDDEWWGDPGNPSAETNIFGTTDSVIEI, via the coding sequence ATGAAGATCATTTCTGTAGCAAACCAGAAAGGCGGATGTGGTAAAACCACTCTTGCCGTCAATGTTGCTGCGGCACTCGCCAGGATGGGTAGTGAAACCCTTTTGGTCGATCTTGATCCGCAGGCACATGCTACCTACTCGCTTGGGTATGAAAAGGACGCGATGGAAAGAAGGACTTCTTATGATATTTTCCGCTCGTATTTTGACAACGAAGGCATACCTCTTGAGGATATAATAATCACCGGTCGGGATAAGATGGCGTTCATGCCGGCCAATATGTCACTTTCCGCCGCGGAAATAAATCTCGGCAACATAAACGGCGCGGCTACCCTTTTGGCGAAGACCCTGGCCGATCCGTTCTTCAACAAGTTCGAGTATGTTATCATAGATTCTCCCCCGAGTTTCGGGTTCCTGGCGCTAAATTCCATGTACGCGGCGGATATGATATTAGTGCCGCTTGATATGAGCTATTTTTCGTTCAATGGGATCAATAGCGTGTACAGGGTAACGAGCCTGCTTAACTCGGAAACCGGGCGGCAGCCGTCTATATTCTTCGCTATGAACATATATGATAAAAGGTCCAACTTCGCCAAGCATTTCGAACATGATGCCAGGAAGCGGCTTGGGCCATATCTTCTCCCGACCAAGGTGCGTTCAAGTGTCCGCCTGCGTGAAGCGGCTAAATACGGTAAGACCATATTCGAGTATGACCCGGAGAGTTCCGCGGCTCTTGATTTTTACAATATTACCAGTGAGGTCCTTGCCGCGGAGGCAAGGAACATGGATGTAGCAATAAGGGAGTTCATGCTTCACGCTCCGTCGGCGGGGTCGGTCTATGTGCTTGGGGATTTCAATGACTGGCGAAAAACGGACGCCAACCGGTTGGTGAAACTGGAAGGCGGGAGCTGGTCTACCCATTTCACGTTGCCAAAAGGGCGTTATAGGTATAAGTTCCTTGTGGATGATGAGTGGTGGGGCGATCCCGGTAACCCGAGCGCCGAGACCAACATATTCGGCACAACGGATTCCGTGATAGAAATATAG
- a CDS encoding peptide chain release factor-like protein, whose amino-acid sequence MDFGVSKKKEQELVRRMSAAGVDETDIVERFIRSGGPGGQHANKTSTCVYLKHVPTGTEVKCEIERSQVLNRFMARRLLVEKIEQSVQGVLSERRKKIEKIRRQKRKRSRRAKEKMLRDKKLRSDKKRTRRRVEGE is encoded by the coding sequence ATGGACTTTGGCGTATCAAAAAAAAAGGAACAGGAACTTGTAAGGCGTATGTCAGCCGCGGGCGTTGATGAAACTGACATCGTCGAAAGGTTCATAAGGTCCGGCGGACCAGGGGGCCAGCACGCCAACAAGACGTCGACCTGTGTTTATCTCAAACATGTGCCTACCGGGACCGAGGTGAAGTGTGAGATCGAAAGATCGCAGGTGCTGAACAGGTTCATGGCCCGCAGGCTTCTGGTGGAAAAGATAGAGCAGAGTGTCCAGGGGGTCTTGTCGGAACGCAGAAAGAAAATAGAGAAGATCAGGCGCCAAAAACGGAAAAGGTCCAGGAGGGCCAAAGAGAAGATGCTCCGGGACAAGAAACTGAGAAGCGATAAAAAGAGGACCAGAAGACGTGTCGAGGGCGAATAG
- a CDS encoding HD domain-containing protein — protein MAKQYIQDLKVNDRVDSFFMLNKKNLKLTKYDKPYMELGLSDKTGKIEGRLWDNAEDFDQAVQTGDIVRVKGSVSKFKEDKQLKVDMVEPADDRAYLYEDMVRVAENREEIFNRIKSYLAGLKDPSLKALADLFMSDDDLIKAFMDGVGGKSWHNAYIGGLAEHTYEVMFITDKMCELYPDVNRDLAIMGAFLHDIGKVFELDPRKMEYTEEGGLLGHIAIGYGLLKSKIDSLTDFPDDRALHLCHIVLSHHGEYEQQSPVLPKTLEATIVYQVDELVSQANAVKEIRSAQAEEGRPWSNFVSIKNRKYYLKTPAQEPIPPVSDTARPARKDLFG, from the coding sequence ATGGCCAAACAGTATATCCAGGACCTTAAGGTGAATGACAGGGTGGATTCTTTTTTCATGCTCAACAAAAAGAACCTGAAACTCACCAAATACGACAAGCCTTACATGGAGCTGGGGCTTTCCGACAAGACCGGGAAGATAGAGGGAAGGCTCTGGGATAACGCGGAAGATTTCGACCAGGCCGTACAGACAGGAGATATCGTCCGCGTGAAAGGCAGTGTGTCTAAGTTCAAGGAGGATAAACAACTTAAAGTGGACATGGTGGAGCCCGCGGATGACAGGGCATATCTTTACGAGGACATGGTCCGTGTGGCCGAGAACAGGGAAGAGATATTCAACCGGATCAAGTCGTATCTGGCTGGCTTGAAAGATCCATCCCTGAAGGCTTTGGCGGACCTTTTTATGTCGGATGATGACCTTATAAAGGCGTTCATGGATGGCGTAGGAGGTAAAAGCTGGCATAACGCTTACATCGGTGGTTTGGCGGAACATACGTATGAGGTGATGTTCATAACGGATAAAATGTGCGAACTTTATCCCGATGTGAACAGGGACCTGGCGATCATGGGCGCGTTCCTTCACGACATAGGCAAGGTCTTTGAACTTGACCCTAGAAAAATGGAATATACCGAAGAGGGAGGGCTCCTTGGACATATTGCCATAGGGTACGGTCTATTGAAGAGTAAGATAGACAGCCTGACGGATTTCCCGGATGACAGGGCACTGCATCTTTGCCATATTGTGCTCAGCCATCACGGGGAATATGAACAGCAGTCGCCTGTATTGCCCAAGACACTGGAAGCGACAATAGTCTATCAGGTCGATGAACTGGTGTCGCAGGCGAACGCCGTTAAGGAGATACGTTCGGCCCAGGCTGAAGAAGGAAGACCCTGGAGTAACTTCGTTTCGATAAAGAACAGGAAATACTATCTTAAGACACCGGCACAAGAGCCTATACCCCCGGTATCCGATACGGCCAGACCCGCCCGAAAAGACCTTTTCGGGTAA
- a CDS encoding transcriptional coactivator p15/PC4 family protein, translating into MEKDVYVFEKNKYQDVKIRLSEYQGNDVIDIRIWTQPPQGDEKVPTGKGININVRLFSKLKEAVNKLEEELKAANMLS; encoded by the coding sequence ATGGAAAAAGACGTATACGTATTTGAGAAGAACAAGTATCAGGATGTCAAAATACGTTTGTCCGAATATCAGGGCAATGACGTCATTGACATACGTATCTGGACCCAGCCTCCTCAGGGGGATGAGAAAGTGCCCACGGGTAAGGGGATCAATATCAATGTAAGGCTTTTCTCAAAGCTCAAGGAAGCTGTGAATAAACTTGAGGAGGAACTGAAAGCCGCTAATATGCTATCATAG
- a CDS encoding sodium-dependent transporter: protein MPEKKRDSWGSRLGIIMAVAGSAVGLGNFLRFPVQAAKNGGGAFLIPYFTALLLVGIPLMWIEWSIGRYGGGFGHSSAPGIFHSLWEKNRFIKYFGIIGIFGPLVIMIYYTYIESWTLAYSFFSLVQKYSGITDQVQMEAFLRAFQGLEKNSYFSSIATAYVFFLITFGANMIVLYHGIKGGIERFCKVAIPVLFVFGIALAVRVLTLGAPDPLLPKWNVMNGMGYLWNPDFSQLKSAKIWLSATGQVFFTLSVGLGVILTYASYLKKGDDVALSGLTAVSMNEVAEVILGGSIVIPAAYVFFGPAAIGDIANAGAFNLGFVTMPLIFTRMPFSEVLGFLWFGLLFLAGVTSSVSMAQPAIAFFEDEFNISRRRAVAIFGAVTFFLCNAAIFFLGRGVVDELDFWGGTFCLVLFATVEVILFTWVFGVNRAWEEVHHGADMRIPLPYKYIMKYVTPVFLIIVLGAWLFQEWLPVMRMDKVAAADRGVILATRGGLLLIFAVLAVLVKIAWKKRRYQERTK from the coding sequence ATGCCGGAGAAAAAAAGGGATAGCTGGGGATCCCGGCTGGGGATCATTATGGCGGTCGCTGGGTCCGCCGTAGGCCTGGGTAATTTTCTCAGGTTTCCCGTTCAAGCGGCCAAGAACGGCGGCGGGGCGTTCCTTATCCCGTATTTTACGGCGCTTCTTCTTGTCGGGATACCGCTTATGTGGATAGAATGGTCGATCGGACGGTATGGCGGGGGCTTTGGGCATTCTTCCGCGCCAGGCATATTCCATTCTCTCTGGGAAAAGAACCGGTTCATAAAATATTTCGGTATTATAGGTATCTTCGGTCCGCTTGTGATCATGATCTATTACACTTATATAGAATCCTGGACACTGGCGTACAGTTTCTTTTCTCTTGTGCAGAAGTATTCCGGGATAACCGACCAGGTCCAGATGGAGGCTTTCCTGAGGGCTTTCCAGGGGCTGGAGAAGAATTCATATTTTTCCAGTATAGCGACCGCTTATGTGTTCTTTCTTATCACGTTCGGGGCCAACATGATAGTCCTTTATCACGGCATAAAGGGAGGGATAGAGCGGTTCTGCAAGGTAGCCATACCCGTGCTTTTTGTTTTCGGGATAGCCCTGGCCGTCAGGGTACTGACCTTGGGGGCACCGGACCCGTTACTCCCGAAGTGGAACGTAATGAACGGTATGGGGTATCTATGGAACCCGGATTTCAGCCAGTTAAAAAGCGCCAAGATATGGCTATCCGCCACGGGACAAGTGTTTTTTACCTTGAGTGTCGGGTTGGGGGTCATACTTACTTACGCGAGTTATCTGAAAAAAGGTGATGACGTAGCTTTGTCCGGGCTCACGGCGGTGAGCATGAATGAAGTGGCGGAAGTGATATTGGGCGGGAGTATCGTGATCCCCGCGGCCTATGTTTTTTTCGGCCCGGCGGCTATCGGGGATATCGCTAATGCGGGCGCTTTCAACCTTGGGTTCGTCACTATGCCGCTGATATTTACCAGGATGCCTTTCTCGGAAGTGCTGGGGTTCCTGTGGTTCGGGCTTTTGTTCCTCGCGGGAGTAACGTCATCGGTGTCCATGGCGCAGCCCGCGATAGCGTTTTTTGAGGACGAGTTCAATATATCCCGCCGGCGCGCGGTAGCGATATTCGGTGCCGTGACCTTTTTTCTTTGTAACGCCGCGATATTTTTTCTCGGCCGTGGCGTAGTGGATGAACTGGACTTCTGGGGAGGCACTTTCTGTCTTGTGCTTTTCGCGACCGTGGAGGTGATACTTTTCACATGGGTATTCGGTGTTAACAGGGCATGGGAGGAAGTACATCACGGGGCGGATATGCGTATTCCTCTGCCTTATAAATACATAATGAAATATGTCACACCGGTATTCCTGATAATAGTACTTGGGGCATGGCTTTTCCAGGAGTGGTTGCCGGTAATGCGGATGGATAAGGTGGCGGCGGCCGACAGGGGGGTCATCCTGGCTACACGGGGAGGCCTGCTGCTCATATTCGCCGTGTTGGCTGTATTGGTCAAGATAGCGTGGAAAAAACGAAGATACCAGGAGAGAACGAAATGA
- a CDS encoding glycoside hydrolase family 130 protein produces MSIKDRYQERMIEMSRSVVYPKSKEHIVVRYPGNPILTRDDIPAAAKGVYNSGCIKTRDGKYVMLCRVETPSMKQLIWPADSDNGIDFKLRPDPIKMPETDYFNEYTTGMYYDPRVTEIEGKYYVVFACHSGHSCRLGLLESPDMKQFKFKDFISETDNRNGVLFPEKINGSYCRLDRPNTGDGKGYMWLSYSPDLIHWGRSRYVAYAQDEWGWKKNGPGAVPIRTDKGWLVLYHAVNVQCAAQYVYHIGVMMLDLNDPSKIVARAKAPILSPLMDYELSGLTYAVVFTCGAVLENDGEVKIYYGGADTVQCLATAKLDDLVDACFNR; encoded by the coding sequence TTGTCGATAAAGGACCGATACCAGGAAAGGATGATAGAGATGTCTCGATCAGTAGTTTACCCTAAGAGTAAAGAGCATATAGTGGTGCGTTATCCGGGCAACCCGATACTTACCAGGGATGATATCCCCGCCGCCGCTAAGGGTGTTTATAACTCAGGGTGCATAAAGACGCGTGATGGGAAATATGTGATGTTATGCCGCGTGGAGACCCCTTCGATGAAACAGCTCATATGGCCGGCTGATTCGGATAACGGCATTGATTTCAAGCTTCGCCCGGATCCCATCAAGATGCCGGAAACGGACTATTTTAATGAATATACCACCGGGATGTATTATGATCCGCGCGTTACGGAGATCGAGGGTAAGTACTATGTGGTGTTCGCTTGTCATAGTGGGCATTCATGTCGACTGGGTCTTCTTGAGTCCCCGGACATGAAACAGTTCAAGTTCAAGGATTTTATCTCCGAGACGGATAACAGGAACGGGGTACTTTTCCCGGAGAAGATAAATGGGTCATATTGCCGGCTTGACCGGCCAAATACCGGTGACGGCAAGGGTTATATGTGGCTTTCTTATTCGCCGGACCTTATCCATTGGGGGCGATCCCGTTATGTCGCGTATGCCCAGGATGAGTGGGGATGGAAGAAGAACGGTCCTGGAGCCGTGCCGATAAGAACGGATAAGGGATGGCTGGTCCTATATCACGCGGTCAATGTGCAGTGTGCCGCGCAATATGTATATCATATCGGCGTGATGATGCTGGATCTTAATGACCCCTCGAAAATAGTGGCCAGGGCCAAGGCCCCGATACTTTCGCCGTTGATGGATTATGAGCTCAGCGGGCTTACTTACGCGGTGGTGTTCACTTGTGGAGCAGTGCTGGAAAATGACGGAGAGGTGAAGATATACTACGGGGGGGCGGATACGGTGCAATGTCTCGCCACGGCCAAACTCGACGATCTGGTCGATGCCTGTTTTAACCGTTAA
- the mraZ gene encoding division/cell wall cluster transcriptional repressor MraZ yields MFYGEYQHSLDKKSRLIIPARFRDPIKDAGIEKLYLTRGLDECLFMFPESEWKVQENRFRNMSFTKSESRKFNRLFFSGATPVEPDKQWRVLVPDYLKDYAGLSRDIMIIGVSNRIEIWDAKKWKDFYDTSKDNYEGIAEGLIEL; encoded by the coding sequence GTGTTTTACGGAGAATACCAGCATAGCCTTGATAAAAAGAGCCGCCTTATAATACCGGCGCGTTTCCGCGATCCGATAAAGGACGCCGGTATAGAGAAACTCTATCTGACCAGGGGGCTCGATGAATGTCTTTTTATGTTCCCTGAAAGCGAATGGAAGGTTCAGGAGAACAGGTTCCGGAACATGTCCTTCACTAAAAGCGAATCCAGAAAATTCAACCGGCTTTTCTTCTCTGGTGCCACACCTGTTGAGCCTGATAAGCAGTGGCGTGTATTGGTCCCGGATTATCTGAAGGATTACGCGGGGCTTAGCCGGGACATAATGATCATAGGTGTGTCCAATAGGATAGAGATATGGGACGCCAAAAAGTGGAAAGATTTCTATGACACCTCAAAAGATAATTATGAGGGCATAGCCGAAGGTCTTATAGAGTTATAG
- a CDS encoding ATP-dependent DNA helicase: protein MPSNNVTDIFNAHYARLNDEQKEAVDSTEGVLLVLAGPGTGKTQLLSVRASKIILDQKADPENILILTFTNAAARAMRDRLVSIIGHEGYNVEVETFHSFANSIVLESEHAIKYVKDKIDISDIERVRAIQYILDNSDGVEALRPFGAPYIHAGEIGSRISELKNEGILPADIMAHISDLKPDGVNLEEKHISRLRALSIIYDKYERLKNEESQVLFDERGRKDYDDMILIALDALRNERELREQFSGQYRYIMVDEYQDTNGAQLELLFSIAGRGKPNVCCVGDDDQSIYRFQGATLSNFRVLADRFPFLRTVTLRKNYRSSSRILEHAARVISKLPGEERVEVKDLVPAVERDDTKVDFIKFSTEEEELAYLTTEIKARAAFMREDMSLSEEERSRPFNNIAVLVRRRRQRQKVIEAFLKAGIPYASDGNPNGKEDIRSEKRPRQMLDVLSLAHVDPKDMEEKSRVLYSILFSDYARADQSDILKVVGYANDLAIQAARKDPDVRKRHNLYQEFLGAFLWEKDVPPTEKDSASLAVSKQLELSSPNKLHKVAWAIRRLLQDAGTRPVHDVLLGYISDMGLYSFILEEFDDKPVWKVRDLRALVAFVNMIKQSTLARPGLRLKELMDELEVRETHGMPLEGELATMNQDGVRVYTAHSSKGLEFNTVFIPFCLEQKSWPVRSKSDVVPLPPDIYKSKERVDEKKKLKLLNFYDELRLFYVATTRAKADLIYTAAPEDKDTISRFLSDVDLDPRSCGPEDESVFNGAFLSGSPEREVKWDVPGILREQINTMKLTPTKLNTYIGCKRKFFYNYVLRLPGKKTQHLVFGNCAHKALEEVYSYFMEKGEFPLFEFFSRAFLRELAFQGPGDELRRICLSEMEGLKVWYERESRSPVRPLYLETELSIFLPDGPVFTGTFDKIEMLPDGNVRVVDYKTGKPDGHVKKIRKCRDLAMYECDDYYRQVIAYKMIFDRNRGSMGGRPVTRALIQFLKPAGVDTKIDGLEKGKYRDIDIEVTDDMVDDLEKVIMGLWEEIKELRFEKLPERDGKDRCLHCDFDGICWPD from the coding sequence ATGCCTTCAAACAACGTAACAGACATTTTCAACGCGCATTACGCCAGGTTGAACGACGAGCAGAAAGAGGCCGTTGATTCGACCGAAGGCGTACTTCTTGTCCTTGCCGGACCGGGTACCGGGAAGACCCAGCTTCTTTCCGTGCGCGCGTCCAAGATCATACTGGACCAGAAAGCCGACCCGGAGAACATCCTTATACTGACATTCACGAACGCCGCCGCCAGGGCCATGAGGGACCGGCTCGTGTCGATAATCGGGCATGAAGGATATAATGTCGAGGTGGAGACCTTCCATAGCTTCGCGAATTCCATAGTGCTGGAATCAGAACATGCCATAAAGTACGTAAAAGACAAGATAGATATAAGCGACATAGAGCGGGTTCGGGCCATACAATATATACTCGATAACAGCGATGGGGTGGAGGCCCTGAGGCCGTTCGGGGCACCGTATATACACGCGGGAGAGATCGGGAGCCGCATAAGCGAACTCAAGAATGAAGGGATCCTACCCGCGGATATAATGGCGCATATATCCGACCTCAAGCCGGATGGTGTGAACCTGGAGGAAAAACATATAAGCAGGTTACGCGCCCTTTCGATAATATATGATAAATACGAGAGATTGAAGAACGAAGAAAGTCAGGTGCTTTTCGACGAGCGTGGTCGCAAGGATTATGACGATATGATACTTATAGCCCTGGACGCCTTGAGGAACGAGAGGGAGCTCAGGGAACAATTTTCCGGGCAGTACCGGTATATAATGGTGGATGAGTATCAGGATACGAATGGGGCTCAGCTGGAGCTTTTGTTCTCCATCGCGGGGCGGGGGAAGCCCAATGTCTGTTGTGTGGGCGATGATGACCAGTCTATCTATCGTTTTCAAGGAGCCACCCTTTCGAATTTCCGTGTTCTTGCTGACAGGTTCCCGTTCCTTAGGACCGTGACACTCAGGAAGAATTACCGGTCTTCATCACGGATACTTGAGCATGCCGCCAGGGTCATCTCCAAGCTTCCAGGAGAGGAAAGGGTGGAGGTAAAGGACCTTGTGCCGGCTGTGGAGCGCGACGATACTAAGGTGGATTTTATCAAGTTCTCCACCGAGGAGGAGGAACTGGCCTATCTGACCACCGAGATAAAGGCCCGTGCGGCTTTCATGCGGGAGGACATGTCCTTATCGGAGGAAGAGAGGTCCCGACCATTCAACAATATCGCTGTCCTGGTGAGACGGCGCCGGCAACGTCAGAAAGTGATAGAGGCCTTTCTGAAAGCGGGCATACCGTATGCTTCGGACGGCAATCCCAACGGGAAGGAAGATATAAGGTCCGAGAAGAGGCCCAGGCAGATGCTGGATGTGTTGTCCTTAGCGCATGTTGACCCTAAGGACATGGAAGAGAAGTCCAGGGTGCTGTACAGCATATTGTTCTCGGATTATGCGCGAGCCGACCAAAGTGACATACTTAAGGTCGTCGGGTACGCCAATGACCTTGCCATACAGGCCGCCCGCAAGGACCCGGACGTTCGCAAGCGGCATAACCTGTACCAGGAGTTCCTCGGGGCCTTTCTGTGGGAGAAGGATGTTCCGCCCACAGAAAAGGATTCGGCTTCCCTGGCCGTTTCAAAACAGCTTGAGCTTTCGTCCCCCAACAAGCTTCATAAGGTCGCGTGGGCGATAAGAAGGCTTCTTCAGGATGCGGGGACGCGTCCGGTGCATGATGTGCTGCTTGGGTATATATCCGATATGGGACTTTATAGTTTCATACTCGAGGAATTTGACGATAAACCTGTATGGAAAGTACGGGATCTCCGCGCTTTGGTCGCCTTTGTGAACATGATAAAGCAGTCTACTCTTGCCCGACCCGGATTACGGCTTAAAGAGCTCATGGATGAGCTGGAGGTCAGGGAAACACATGGTATGCCGCTGGAGGGTGAGCTTGCTACGATGAACCAGGATGGGGTCAGGGTGTATACCGCCCATAGCTCCAAGGGACTGGAGTTCAACACGGTCTTTATCCCCTTTTGCCTGGAGCAGAAAAGCTGGCCGGTGAGGAGTAAATCCGATGTGGTGCCACTGCCACCCGATATCTATAAGAGCAAGGAGAGGGTTGACGAGAAAAAGAAATTAAAGCTTTTGAACTTCTATGATGAACTTCGTCTTTTTTACGTCGCGACGACAAGGGCAAAGGCCGATCTTATATATACGGCCGCGCCGGAGGATAAAGATACGATAAGCCGGTTCTTGAGCGATGTGGACCTTGACCCGCGGTCTTGCGGGCCCGAGGACGAAAGCGTTTTCAACGGCGCGTTCCTTTCCGGGTCTCCCGAAAGGGAGGTAAAATGGGATGTCCCGGGGATCCTTCGCGAGCAGATAAATACCATGAAACTTACGCCTACTAAGCTTAACACGTATATAGGCTGCAAAAGGAAATTCTTCTATAATTATGTGCTTCGTCTGCCGGGAAAAAAGACGCAACATCTGGTATTCGGGAACTGCGCCCACAAGGCCCTTGAAGAAGTGTATTCTTATTTCATGGAAAAAGGTGAATTCCCTCTGTTCGAATTCTTTTCGAGGGCATTCTTGAGGGAACTCGCGTTCCAGGGGCCGGGTGACGAGTTGCGCAGGATATGCCTTTCGGAAATGGAAGGTCTTAAGGTCTGGTATGAGAGGGAATCCCGGTCGCCGGTGAGACCCTTGTACCTGGAGACCGAACTCAGCATCTTCCTGCCGGATGGACCGGTCTTCACGGGGACTTTCGACAAGATCGAAATGCTGCCAGATGGTAATGTACGGGTGGTGGATTATAAGACGGGTAAACCGGACGGCCATGTTAAGAAGATACGAAAATGCCGGGATCTGGCGATGTATGAATGCGATGATTATTATCGACAGGTCATCGCGTATAAGATGATATTTGACAGGAACCGTGGTTCTATGGGAGGACGACCGGTTACCAGGGCGCTTATACAATTCCTCAAACCGGCCGGAGTGGACACGAAGATAGACGGATTGGAGAAGGGGAAATATCGCGATATCGATATAGAGGTCACGGACGATATGGTGGATGACCTGGAAAAGGTGATCATGGGGCTATGGGAAGAGATCAAAGAACTGCGTTTTGAGAAACTTCCCGAAAGGGACGGGAAAGACCGGTGTTTACATTGTGATTTTGACGGTATCTGCTGGCCGGACTAA
- a CDS encoding Smr/MutS family protein has product MKKIVLDLHDIFNKGNEIERALEGALEEAGRIHARMLEIIPGKGTGQLKKRVLKFLERNKSLFDRVEKPPDNWGKIIVRFKT; this is encoded by the coding sequence ATGAAAAAGATCGTATTGGACCTGCACGATATATTCAATAAGGGGAACGAGATCGAGAGGGCCCTTGAGGGCGCGCTGGAAGAGGCCGGTCGTATCCACGCGCGTATGCTGGAAATAATCCCAGGGAAAGGGACGGGGCAGCTCAAAAAGCGTGTGCTCAAGTTCCTGGAACGGAATAAGTCCCTTTTTGACAGGGTGGAAAAGCCGCCCGATAACTGGGGAAAGATAATTGTGAGGTTCAAGACCTGA